The following proteins come from a genomic window of Nitrospirota bacterium:
- a CDS encoding (Fe-S)-binding protein, translating to MGILNRWIASGVAWGRPLYPLLKGLDLLRRIFYETIPVESVIGKLLPFVRNGKKRNLPPVARIPFYRQFQKNKRPALAGLPKGRVAFFPGCVINFSETEIGKATVEVLNHYGIEVLIPPVQLCCGIPLISMGERSSAKKIALKNMEMLEEMKVDAVITSCASCAYTFKKEYPKLFPEDEKRVEKFQALVWDVHEFLSQKVDITTGLGEINQSVSFHDPCHLKRGLGISESPREILKAIPGIQFKEMKDADRCCGFGGIFSLKHYDLAMKVAEEKVARIEESQVETVATGCPGCSLHIGDALTQAGNKTVVRHTVQILADSIRSQKAPSGKKANPLDARSREKSEAAEIDFIKMK from the coding sequence ATGGGTATTTTGAACCGGTGGATCGCTTCGGGCGTCGCATGGGGACGTCCGCTCTATCCGCTTCTGAAAGGGCTTGACTTATTAAGGAGAATATTTTATGAAACGATCCCAGTCGAGAGCGTGATTGGGAAACTCCTTCCCTTTGTCAGAAATGGAAAGAAGAGGAATCTTCCTCCCGTTGCAAGAATTCCCTTTTACCGTCAGTTCCAAAAAAATAAGAGGCCTGCCCTGGCCGGTCTGCCCAAAGGGAGAGTCGCTTTTTTCCCGGGATGCGTCATCAATTTTTCGGAGACTGAAATTGGAAAGGCGACGGTAGAGGTATTAAACCATTACGGGATTGAAGTTCTTATTCCTCCCGTCCAGCTCTGCTGCGGAATTCCTTTAATTTCAATGGGGGAAAGAAGTTCCGCAAAAAAAATAGCTCTGAAAAACATGGAGATGCTCGAAGAGATGAAAGTTGATGCCGTCATCACTTCCTGCGCGTCCTGTGCCTATACCTTTAAGAAGGAATATCCCAAATTGTTTCCCGAAGATGAAAAACGCGTTGAAAAATTTCAGGCTCTGGTTTGGGATGTCCATGAATTCCTTTCTCAAAAAGTCGACATTACAACGGGATTGGGTGAAATTAATCAATCGGTCAGTTTTCATGATCCCTGCCATTTAAAAAGGGGCCTTGGCATTTCAGAATCGCCGCGAGAGATTTTAAAAGCCATTCCGGGAATTCAATTTAAAGAAATGAAAGACGCGGATCGCTGCTGTGGATTCGGAGGGATATTTTCGCTGAAGCACTATGACCTTGCCATGAAGGTTGCGGAGGAGAAGGTGGCTCGAATTGAAGAGAGTCAGGTTGAAACAGTAGCGACCGGTTGTCCCGGCTGCTCTCTCCATATCGGAGACGCCCTGACTCAGGCCGGAAACAAGACAGTGGTCCGGCATACAGTCCAGATTCTGGCCGATTCAATCCGGAGTCAGAAGGCGCCTTCCGGGAAGAAGGCTAATCCGCTTGACGCCCGGTCGAGGGAAAAGTCTGAAGCTGCCGAAATAGATTTTATAAAAATGAAATAA
- the fsa gene encoding fructose-6-phosphate aldolase has protein sequence MKFFIDSANVAEIREANDLGVIDGVTTNPSLVSKEGRDLKGVIREICSIVNGPISAEVVALDAKEMVKEGLELVKIHSNVVVKIPMTSEGLKAIKILSKENIRVNTTLIFSPIQALMAAKAGAAYVSPFVGRLDDIGHVGMDLIQQIVTIFTNYAFNTEVLVASVRNPVHLIDAAMLGAHVATIPYSVIMQLTKHPLTDSGLNKFLSDWNKNPKKGS, from the coding sequence ATGAAGTTTTTTATTGATTCCGCAAATGTTGCCGAAATAAGGGAGGCGAATGACCTGGGGGTGATCGACGGGGTCACCACGAACCCTTCGCTCGTTTCGAAAGAGGGAAGAGATCTGAAAGGCGTTATTCGGGAGATCTGTTCGATTGTGAATGGACCGATCAGCGCCGAAGTCGTCGCACTTGATGCGAAAGAGATGGTGAAAGAAGGTCTGGAACTGGTGAAAATCCATTCCAATGTAGTGGTCAAGATTCCGATGACTTCTGAAGGGCTCAAGGCCATTAAAATTTTGAGCAAAGAGAATATCCGGGTCAATACCACCCTGATTTTCTCTCCGATCCAGGCCTTGATGGCGGCCAAAGCAGGCGCGGCTTATGTTTCTCCCTTTGTAGGACGCCTGGATGATATCGGCCATGTCGGAATGGACCTGATTCAGCAAATTGTCACGATTTTTACCAATTATGCGTTTAACACGGAAGTCCTGGTTGCGTCGGTCCGCAATCCGGTTCACTTGATTGACGCGGCCATGTTAGGAGCCCATGTTGCGACCATTCCCTATTCCGTTATTATGCAACTGACCAAGCATCCCCTGACCGACTCCGGATTGAATAAATTCCTCTCAGATTGGAACAAAAACCCGAAAAAAGGGTCATGA
- the rpiB gene encoding ribose 5-phosphate isomerase B, translating into MANITKIIIGSDHAGFEFKKEIVGLLQAKKIAFEDIGNHTKDSSDYPDTAILVGEAVSAGRAERGILICGSGVGMSIVANKFPGVRAALVTDVETARLSRLHNNSNVLILGERVLEPQKIPAILSVWLDAEFEGGRHQRRLEKIEALEKQLYLHPQKK; encoded by the coding sequence ATGGCGAATATCACTAAAATAATCATTGGATCCGATCACGCCGGGTTTGAATTCAAAAAAGAAATCGTCGGCCTGCTCCAGGCAAAAAAAATCGCTTTTGAAGATATAGGAAATCACACAAAAGATTCTTCAGACTATCCGGATACCGCAATTCTGGTCGGTGAAGCGGTTTCAGCCGGCAGAGCGGAACGAGGCATTTTGATCTGTGGATCCGGCGTGGGCATGTCGATCGTGGCGAATAAATTTCCCGGCGTTAGGGCGGCGCTGGTCACGGATGTCGAAACGGCCCGATTAAGCCGTCTCCATAATAATTCAAATGTCTTGATCCTGGGAGAAAGGGTTCTGGAACCTCAGAAGATTCCCGCTATTCTGTCGGTCTGGCTCGATGCTGAATTCGAAGGGGGGCGCCACCAAAGGCGATTGGAAAAAATCGAAGCGTTAGAAAAACAACTGTATCTTCACCCCCAAAAGAAATAA
- a CDS encoding serine hydroxymethyltransferase, protein MSSLKTRDPEIYQAIELEKKREKEKIVLIASENYASPAVMAAQGSVFTNKYAEGYPGRRYYGGCEFVDIAELLAISRAKKLFNAEHVNVQPHAGSQANMAVYYSVLKPGDTILGMSLSHGGHLTHGSPVSFSGNLYKVVSYGVHQSTALINYDEVEELALQSRPKIIVAGGSAYSRVIDFKRFREIADKVGALFMVDMAHFAGLVAAGVHPNPVEFADFVTTTTHKTLRGPRGGMVLCREQFAKGIDKAVFPGLQGGPLMHVIAAKAVAFKEAMGKEFKSYQKQVVLNAQALAKALSKKGYPIVSGGTDTHLFLVDLREKSYSGKEAEAALDVAGITLNKNAIPFDPKPPFVTSGVRIGTPTVTTRGMKVREMVQIADLIDSVLKNLDRPEEFEKIKKQVKALCKKFPTPF, encoded by the coding sequence ATGTCATCCTTAAAAACGAGAGATCCGGAAATTTACCAGGCCATCGAACTGGAAAAGAAACGGGAAAAGGAGAAGATCGTTCTGATTGCGTCTGAGAATTATGCCAGTCCCGCGGTGATGGCGGCTCAGGGGTCCGTATTCACGAATAAATATGCGGAAGGGTATCCCGGAAGGAGATATTACGGCGGTTGTGAATTTGTCGATATCGCCGAACTTCTGGCGATTTCAAGAGCCAAGAAACTTTTCAATGCAGAACATGTTAATGTTCAACCTCACGCGGGTTCGCAGGCCAACATGGCGGTATATTATTCGGTTCTCAAGCCGGGCGACACCATCCTAGGGATGAGCCTTTCACATGGCGGACATTTAACTCACGGAAGCCCGGTCAGTTTTTCAGGAAATCTTTACAAAGTCGTTTCTTACGGAGTTCATCAATCGACAGCACTTATCAATTATGATGAAGTGGAAGAACTGGCTTTGCAATCGCGACCAAAAATAATTGTAGCTGGGGGAAGTGCCTATTCCCGAGTCATTGACTTTAAGCGATTTAGGGAAATTGCCGATAAGGTGGGAGCACTTTTTATGGTCGACATGGCCCATTTCGCCGGCCTGGTCGCCGCCGGAGTGCATCCCAATCCGGTTGAGTTTGCAGATTTTGTCACGACCACGACCCATAAGACCTTGAGAGGTCCAAGAGGCGGGATGGTTCTCTGCAGGGAGCAATTTGCCAAAGGAATCGATAAAGCGGTATTTCCTGGACTTCAGGGAGGTCCTTTAATGCATGTGATCGCGGCCAAGGCTGTTGCGTTTAAAGAGGCAATGGGAAAAGAGTTTAAAAGTTATCAGAAACAAGTTGTTTTAAATGCGCAGGCCCTCGCCAAAGCATTGTCTAAAAAAGGGTATCCCATTGTTTCAGGGGGGACCGATACCCATCTATTTCTTGTTGATTTGAGGGAGAAGTCTTATTCAGGAAAAGAAGCTGAAGCCGCCCTTGATGTTGCGGGAATCACCCTCAACAAGAATGCCATTCCCTTCGATCCCAAACCTCCGTTTGTGACCAGCGGTGTGAGAATCGGAACTCCCACAGTGACGACGCGCGGCATGAAAGTTCGAGAAATGGTTCAAATCGCCGATCTGATCGACTCTGTTCTCAAAAATCTCGACCGCCCGGAAGAATTTGAAAAGATCAAGAAACAGGTTAAAGCCCTCTGCAAAAAATTTCCGACCCCCTTTTGA
- a CDS encoding APC family permease → MNEVVQPKKVISGEPKQELRRDVTIWGSYMWGFADVGADSYVALGLVIAYVQGAAGLAFALAGIVYILIGLAYTELASAYPVSGGGPYYCLRGLGDFWGFVGGSALMLDYTIDIALFAVASAGYVNFFLPYITGHSIDYFAFDFGMLHQVNPVWCIESLLIIFFLMMLNIKGVRESSLLNEVLGGVTIAMESLLVIVGFVFAWKPELLVDQWVHQFPSFHNFMYGSSLAIISFVGLESISQAAQETRRPATIIPRTSITLVFSVFIFALSLSILGLGVLPWQEFAKHVDNPVAVLAGALPMIGPVAGILAAMLGAIILFISSNAGIMGASRLAYSMSQFKLISSWFDVVHPKYHTPVRTIMVFSLVGVVQTFLSFLSPSAMDTLGNMYAFGASLGYTMVFIALIKLRFSDPYSPRPYRMPWNIKLKYKGEVVYLPILAFIGMLGISLILFEVILTHAIGRIAGPAWILLCFGYYAWYRKKMGYPIFKSLERDWEKEQLMVLTAAEEFELVEEYKSALAERDKLAGARSK, encoded by the coding sequence ATGAATGAGGTGGTCCAGCCCAAAAAGGTTATAAGCGGAGAGCCTAAGCAGGAACTCCGGAGAGATGTAACGATCTGGGGTTCCTATATGTGGGGATTCGCGGATGTCGGCGCGGATAGTTACGTTGCTCTCGGGCTTGTGATTGCCTATGTCCAGGGGGCCGCCGGGCTGGCCTTTGCTCTGGCCGGGATTGTTTATATCCTGATTGGCCTGGCCTATACCGAACTGGCTTCGGCCTATCCCGTTTCGGGTGGCGGTCCTTACTATTGCCTCCGTGGTCTCGGTGATTTCTGGGGTTTTGTCGGAGGATCCGCGCTGATGCTGGACTATACGATCGACATTGCTCTCTTTGCGGTGGCAAGTGCCGGATATGTTAATTTCTTTCTCCCCTATATCACGGGGCATTCGATAGATTACTTCGCATTTGATTTCGGCATGCTCCATCAGGTGAATCCTGTTTGGTGTATCGAATCACTTCTTATTATATTCTTTCTCATGATGCTTAATATCAAAGGGGTGCGGGAATCGTCGCTCCTGAACGAAGTATTAGGCGGCGTGACGATTGCCATGGAATCGCTTCTGGTCATCGTCGGTTTTGTTTTTGCGTGGAAGCCAGAGCTCCTGGTCGATCAATGGGTCCATCAGTTTCCCTCTTTCCATAATTTTATGTACGGGTCCTCTCTGGCCATCATCTCATTTGTTGGACTCGAGTCGATCTCCCAGGCGGCACAGGAAACGCGGCGGCCGGCTACGATCATCCCGAGAACGTCTATCACGCTGGTCTTTTCCGTTTTTATCTTTGCGCTTTCTCTCTCCATCCTGGGTTTGGGAGTACTTCCCTGGCAGGAATTCGCAAAACATGTGGATAATCCGGTAGCAGTGCTGGCAGGAGCCCTGCCAATGATCGGGCCTGTGGCCGGTATTCTCGCCGCGATGTTAGGAGCGATCATCCTCTTTATCTCTTCGAACGCCGGAATCATGGGCGCTTCCCGCCTTGCCTATTCGATGTCACAATTCAAGCTTATTTCATCCTGGTTTGACGTGGTCCATCCTAAATACCATACGCCGGTACGTACCATTATGGTTTTCTCTCTGGTCGGAGTCGTTCAGACATTTCTTTCGTTTCTTTCTCCCAGTGCGATGGATACCCTGGGCAATATGTATGCATTTGGCGCCTCATTAGGTTATACCATGGTCTTTATTGCACTCATCAAACTGAGGTTTTCTGATCCCTACAGTCCAAGACCCTACCGGATGCCGTGGAATATCAAATTGAAATATAAGGGAGAGGTGGTTTACCTTCCCATTCTGGCTTTTATTGGCATGTTGGGGATTAGTTTGATCCTGTTTGAAGTGATCCTGACCCATGCGATCGGCCGGATTGCAGGACCGGCCTGGATTCTCCTCTGTTTCGGGTATTACGCCTGGTACCGGAAGAAAATGGGGTATCCGATATTTAAGAGCCTTGAACGGGACTGGGAAAAAGAGCAGCTCATGGTTCTCACTGCCGCAGAGGAGTTTGAACTGGTTGAAGAATATAAAAGTGCTTTGGCGGAACGGGATAAACTGGCAGGGGCCCGATCCAAATGA